In Streptomyces sp. P9-A4, a single window of DNA contains:
- a CDS encoding Lsr2 family DNA-binding protein, whose product MTSLTALTALCPPPAVVPPAPDWPQVEDALGKGLPQDYKELITTYGPGQFCGFITLYQPHAPSEWADLTGPMPTRLRGQIEEVRQAARRPWQLPHSPEDLLAMGVTGNGDYLFWVTQPAGTPDDWTVAVNEALRAPWFTYNGSLTEFLVSVLRGTTSVPMFPKDLLDRGPAFTPSTLESNAPAAAARTSVSTRAVRDWANANGYDLPERGRVPIEIIEAWKQDNPS is encoded by the coding sequence ATGACTTCTCTCACCGCGCTGACCGCGCTGTGCCCGCCTCCCGCTGTCGTTCCTCCTGCTCCCGACTGGCCACAGGTCGAAGACGCGCTGGGGAAGGGGCTGCCCCAGGACTACAAGGAGCTCATCACCACATACGGGCCCGGCCAGTTCTGCGGATTCATCACCCTCTACCAGCCACATGCCCCCAGCGAATGGGCCGATCTGACCGGCCCCATGCCGACGCGTCTACGGGGACAGATTGAGGAGGTCCGGCAGGCTGCCCGACGCCCCTGGCAACTGCCGCACTCCCCCGAGGACCTTCTCGCCATGGGAGTCACCGGCAACGGGGACTACCTCTTCTGGGTCACCCAGCCGGCCGGCACCCCGGACGACTGGACCGTCGCCGTCAACGAGGCCCTGCGCGCACCTTGGTTCACCTACAACGGCTCCTTGACCGAGTTCCTCGTCAGCGTTCTCAGGGGGACCACAAGCGTCCCCATGTTCCCCAAAGATCTTCTCGACCGCGGTCCCGCCTTCACCCCGTCGACTCTCGAAAGCAACGCACCGGCCGCAGCCGCCCGGACGTCAGTCAGCACACGCGCCGTCCGCGACTGGGCCAACGCCAACGGATACGACCTGCCCGAACGCGGACGCGTCCCGATCGAGATCATCGAGGCATGGAAGCAGGACAATCCCAGCTGA
- a CDS encoding ABC transporter ATP-binding protein has protein sequence MASHSAVLQLNSLGYEIGGRTLMRDLDLTLNAGESVSVMGPSGSGKSTLLSCALGLLKPDRGNVQVAGVDLAGLNRRKLAEHRRSHIGVVFQFGELVPELTPVENVALAALLSGVPRATAYADAARLLDDLGVPRSDAATATLSGGERQRTAVARALVNKPGLILADEPTGALDEANRDSVADLLFSLPKRWECALLTVTHDRDVASRADRTLALTDGKLL, from the coding sequence ATGGCCAGCCATTCCGCGGTACTCCAACTGAACTCCCTAGGTTACGAGATCGGCGGTAGAACCCTGATGCGCGATCTCGACCTCACCCTGAACGCCGGGGAGTCGGTGTCCGTCATGGGGCCGAGCGGCAGTGGGAAAAGCACACTCCTTTCTTGCGCGCTCGGGCTGCTCAAGCCTGACAGGGGAAATGTCCAGGTCGCCGGAGTGGACCTCGCTGGCCTGAACCGGCGCAAGCTGGCCGAGCACCGCCGTTCGCACATCGGTGTGGTGTTCCAGTTCGGCGAACTGGTCCCTGAACTGACACCGGTGGAGAATGTCGCCCTGGCCGCACTGCTCTCCGGTGTCCCGCGCGCCACCGCCTACGCGGACGCGGCCCGTCTGCTCGACGACCTCGGCGTGCCCCGATCCGACGCAGCCACCGCCACACTCTCCGGCGGCGAGCGTCAGCGTACGGCTGTGGCAAGGGCACTGGTGAACAAACCTGGGCTCATCCTGGCTGACGAACCCACCGGAGCACTCGACGAGGCGAACCGGGACAGCGTGGCCGACCTGCTCTTCAGCCTGCCGAAACGCTGGGAGTGTGCGCTGCTCACAGTCACCCACGACCGGGATGTCGCCTCCCGCGCGGACCGCACACTCGCTCTGACCGACGGCAAGCTCCTGTGA
- a CDS encoding NUDIX domain-containing protein, with protein sequence MNEYVEHVDERDQVLAVVRRSDAVRRGWLHRIAVTVCRDREGRVLVHRRSEEVSRFPGHYEVVAGGAVTAGESYQEAAARELAEELGIRVPVRFIVKFLNHSGLSPHWLAVHEAVVLADLKPDPDEVMWHGWLSESELRQFMRQHPFTPDSRETLSRYLTAVSGAVEDAE encoded by the coding sequence ATGAATGAGTACGTGGAGCACGTTGACGAGCGGGACCAGGTCTTGGCGGTGGTCAGACGCAGTGATGCCGTTCGCCGGGGCTGGTTGCATCGGATCGCCGTGACGGTGTGCAGGGATCGCGAGGGGAGGGTCCTCGTACATCGCCGCTCTGAAGAGGTCTCACGGTTCCCAGGGCACTACGAGGTGGTGGCCGGCGGTGCCGTCACCGCAGGCGAGTCCTACCAGGAGGCCGCAGCCCGTGAACTGGCCGAGGAGCTGGGCATCCGGGTACCAGTCCGTTTCATCGTGAAGTTCCTGAACCACAGCGGCCTCAGCCCTCACTGGCTCGCGGTCCATGAGGCTGTCGTACTCGCCGACCTGAAACCCGATCCAGACGAGGTCATGTGGCACGGCTGGCTGTCGGAGTCCGAGCTCCGCCAGTTCATGCGGCAGCACCCGTTCACTCCGGACAGCCGCGAAACTCTGAGCCGCTATCTCACCGCCGTGTCCGGGGCCGTCGAAGATGCAGAGTAG